A region of Micropterus dolomieu isolate WLL.071019.BEF.003 ecotype Adirondacks linkage group LG01, ASM2129224v1, whole genome shotgun sequence DNA encodes the following proteins:
- the LOC123977926 gene encoding ras suppressor protein 1-like: MSKSLKKIVEESRDKNLPEVEMCDRGISNMLDVPGLFTLSNITQLVLSHNKLTAVPANISELKNLEVLNMFNNQIDELPTQISSLQKLKHLNLGL, from the exons ATGTCCAAGTCTCTGAAGAAGATCGTGGAGGAGAGTCGGGACAAGAACCTCCCAGAGGTGGAGATGTGCGACAGGGGCATTTCCAACATGCTGGACGTCCCGGGACTGT TCACTCTGTCTAACATCACTCAGCTGGTCCTCAGCCACAACAAGCTCACAG cgGTGCCTGCTAACATCTCTGAGCTGAAGAACCTGGAGGTTCTAAACATGTTCAACAACCAGATTGATGAGCTGCCTACTCAGATCAGCAGCCTTCAGAAGCTGAAACACCTCAACCTCGG ACTGTAG
- the trdmt1 gene encoding tRNA (cytosine(38)-C(5))-methyltransferase: MEALRVLELYSGIGGMHYALKESGIPFQVVAAIDINTTANQIYRHNFPDTPLWNKTIEGIALDDFNKLAFDMLLMSPPCQPFTRLGLKGDVSDPRTKSFLYILDLLPRLNRLPRFILLENVKGFESSSTRERLVKTLMECGYTFQEIMVSPTSVGIPNSRLRYFLIAKMSTENFSSQILDAFPHPTESDSPEQPMLSSPPPPAGTCQPEEEMQVGRVLYKVETSLDAQTKMSQNKDLSVRQIQDFLEPQMGLNVEHYLLPPKTLLRYALLLDIVRPTCRRSVCFTKGYGRYVEGTGSVLQCCVETEMESVFRGLEQCSEEEKLQQLAKLKLRYFTPREVANLMGFPQSFCKWSFLLSGDSSIFINTTCNSQEGIQNNLPV; this comes from the exons ATGGAGGCGCTGCGTGTGCTGGAGCTGTACAGCGGAATAGGAGGGATGCATTACGCGCTGAAGG AGAGTGGCATACCTTTCCAGGTGGTGGCTGCCATCGACATAAACACCACAGCCAATCAAATCTACAGGCACAACTTCCCTGACACCCCCCTTTGGAACAAGACCATTGAG gGCATCGCACTAGATGACTTCAACAAACTAGCCTTCGACATGCTTCTGATGAGCCCTCCTTGCCAGCCTTTCACCAG gTTAGGACTTAAGGGCGACGTTTCTGACCCGAGAACCAAGAGCTTCCTCTACATACTTGATCTTCTGCCAAG GCTGAACAGGCTGCCCCGCTTCATCCTGCTGGAGAATGTGAAAGGCTTTGAGAGTTCTTCCACCAG GGAACGTTTGGTGAAAACACTAATGGAATGTGGATACACTTTCCAGGAGATCATGGTCTCACCCACAAGT GTTGGGATCCCAAATTCAAGACTACGTTACTTCCTGATTGCTAAGATGTCAACAGAAAACTTCAGTTCCCAG attttagATGCCTTCCCACATCCTACTGAGAGTGATTCCCCTGAGCAGCCCATGCTCTCCAGCCCTCCCCCTCCTGCAGGTACCTGCCAGCCAGAAGAGGAAATGCAGGTGGGTCGTGTCCTATATAAAGTAGAGACATCGCTGGATGCCCAGACGAAGATGAGTCAGAACAAGGATCTTTCTGTGAGGCAAATCCAAGACTTCCTGGAACCCCAGATGGGATTGAATGTGGAACACTACCTCCTGCCTCCTAAAACACTGCTGCGGTACGCCCTGCTCCTGGACATTGTTCGGCCCACATGCAGGAGGTCTGTCTGCTTTACGAAAGG CTATGGGCGCTATGTGGAGGGAACTGGCTCAGTACTGCAGTGCTGCGTGGAGACAGAG ATGGAGAGTGTGTTCAGAGGTCTGGAGCAATGCTCTGAGGAGGAAAAACTCCAGCAGCTGGCCAAACTGAAGCTCCGTTATTTTACTCCCAGAGAAGTTGCCAACCTCATGGGTTTCCCTCAGAGCTTCTGTAAGTGGTCTTTCCTGCTTTCTGGTGACAGCAGCATTTTTATAAACACTACTTGTAATTCTCAGGAAGGAATACAGAATAATTTGCCCGTCTGA